The Vicinamibacteria bacterium nucleotide sequence GGGGAACGAAGATCTGCGGCTCCGCTTCGAAGCGCGGTCCGAAATGGGGAATGTCCTCGACCACACCGATGATCCGCCTCACGTTGGGCTCGTCGGGCGAGATGGTGAGCTCGGTCTCGACGTGGAGACCGAGCGGGCTGCGCCCGGTTCGCTCGCGCCGTGCCAGCTCGGCGCTGACGATCATCACCGGATCTGCGCTGGCATCGTCTCGGGAGTCGAACGGACGCCCTTCGATCACTCGGGTGCCCAGAGTCTCGAAGTAACCCTCCGACACGACCTGCAGAAGAGCCCGGGGACGTTCGGCCGCCAGCACCTCCGGGCCTTCCACGAAGCGGAACCGCGTGCGGTCGGCCTGGTGGGCGACCAGGGGAACCTGGAGCGTCGCTCCCGCGCTCTCGACGCCGGGAAGGGCTCGGAGAGTGTCGAGGAGCTGGCGAAAGAATTGCGCTCGGTCGATGGCTTCCCGATACAGAGACGCGGGCACGGAGACTCTCACGCTCACGAGCCCGTCGGGTTGCATGCCCAGGTGCCTCTGGGAAAGCTGGAAGAGACTCTGAGTCAGCAAGCCCGCTCCGACGAGCAAGGGGATCGAGAGCGCCACCTGGGCGGCGACAACGAACCCTCGCGCTCGTCCGCCGTCCCCCGCCACGGCCCGTCCCCCGTGCCGCAATGCGGTCGCCGAATTGCTCTTCACGACGCCGAGCGCGGGAAGGAGCGCGAACAAGACCGTCGCGATTGCGGCGGATACGAGGCCGGTGGCAATCATGCGCGGGTCCGCGGCGACCTCCGCCTCTCGAGGTAGCGTGAACGGCAATAGATACGGAAGGAGTCGGAGGCTTCCTACCGCAAGGAGAGTTCCTAGCGCGCCGCCACAGGCGGCTAGAATTCCTCCCTCGAGCGTGGCGTCGCGCAAGATGCCGGTGGAGCTGTCGCCGAGTGCGAGCCGGGTAGCGATCTCGCGGCGCCGTCCGAGGAAACGAGACGTCATCAGGTTCGCCAGATTGACGGTAGCGATGAGCAAGATGAGACAGACGGCGCCAAGAAGCAGGAACAGCCCTTGATCGGCTTCGCCGACGAGCGAGGCATGGAGCGAATCCACCTGAGCGTCCCACCCGTCATAGACATCCGGCGCCTCGGCGGCCAGCCGACGCTGCAGAGCCTGGAGCTCTTCGCGGACTCGATCCCGAGTCGCGCCCGGACTCAGACGGGCGATGACGGTGAAGATGCGAAAATGAGGGTCCGCCGTCAATCGGTCGATCGGGCTAGGTAGCCAGAGGTCGGCGGGGGTGCTGCCCAGGTCGTGCGTGTACACCGTGTCGGGGAGGACCCCGGTGACGGTATACAGCCCGCCATCGAGCTCGAGTGTTCGCCCCAACACGTCGAGGCTGCCGGACCAACGTTGCCGCCACAGGCGTCGGCTTATCAACACTTGGCGCTCCTCCCCTTCGAGGAAGAGGCTTCCGACCACGGGCTCGACTCCAAGCAGAGGAAAGTAGTTGTCGGAGACGAAGGCACGCTCCAGCCGTTCGCTTCCTTCGTCGGTCCTCAGCGTGGCGGGAAAAACGGTGGAGACGGCGACCCCCTCGAGCGCCGCGCTCTCGGTGCGGAGACCGGTGGCCTCGGCCCAGGAAAGCCACTCCGCCTGGCCCTCGTCGCGATCGAATGCGAGCACGCGTACGAGGGATTCGGGGGCGTCGTACGGAAGAGGCCGGAGGAGCACCGACTCTACCAGGGTGAAGGCCGCGGTCACGGCGCCGACTCCCAACGCGAGTGTGAGAACGACGACGACGCTGAACGCTTTCGTATTGACGATACGACGAATCGCGACGACAACGTGTTTCATGGATTGCCTTTCATGAGGAGAAGAGAGCTGGTTGGCATTCTAGCGTTTTCGGAACCGTGGGAGATCGACAGTTGGTACAATGGCTCGTCTTTGTCAATCTGTAAACGGAGACGCTCGATGAGACGGATCGTTCTTGCGCTCAGCCTCGTAACCACGATGACC carries:
- a CDS encoding ABC transporter permease, whose protein sequence is MKHVVVAIRRIVNTKAFSVVVVLTLALGVGAVTAAFTLVESVLLRPLPYDAPESLVRVLAFDRDEGQAEWLSWAEATGLRTESAALEGVAVSTVFPATLRTDEGSERLERAFVSDNYFPLLGVEPVVGSLFLEGEERQVLISRRLWRQRWSGSLDVLGRTLELDGGLYTVTGVLPDTVYTHDLGSTPADLWLPSPIDRLTADPHFRIFTVIARLSPGATRDRVREELQALQRRLAAEAPDVYDGWDAQVDSLHASLVGEADQGLFLLLGAVCLILLIATVNLANLMTSRFLGRRREIATRLALGDSSTGILRDATLEGGILAACGGALGTLLAVGSLRLLPYLLPFTLPREAEVAADPRMIATGLVSAAIATVLFALLPALGVVKSNSATALRHGGRAVAGDGGRARGFVVAAQVALSIPLLVGAGLLTQSLFQLSQRHLGMQPDGLVSVRVSVPASLYREAIDRAQFFRQLLDTLRALPGVESAGATLQVPLVAHQADRTRFRFVEGPEVLAAERPRALLQVVSEGYFETLGTRVIEGRPFDSRDDASADPVMIVSAELARRERTGRSPLGLHVETELTISPDEPNVRRIIGVVEDIPHFGPRFEAEPQIFVP